A single region of the Malaclemys terrapin pileata isolate rMalTer1 chromosome 4, rMalTer1.hap1, whole genome shotgun sequence genome encodes:
- the LOC128836217 gene encoding perforin-1-like, which produces MAHGKPRGPESSLGAGISPASVTDKGGSETESCSQVGGTITPAMARSGVFIPLLLLFLLPQVSPDCYTGTAEECGETTIFVPAYSLVGEGIDVTTLEWTGADVVDTSLWRRPNGACTICENRLQGRQHQRLPLAVMDWRVNISCNWDLSSSAEESAAAVGRALASEVNNDWMKELELVEEPQGPALAGSKSRLTSYAYQKELQDKYMFIRHEIPCVYYRLSLTQDPPLMSQFSRELKSLPPSYDSATYWPFLATYGTHYVSQADLGGRVQQLTAVQTCRAVLDGLTATEIKAHLDSRFLQDLGLSQTSKQSSEGTGSSQAPYMEKRIKVTGGNSYSKRLFSTEQNASSFSTWKESLKASPDLVSYSLMPIHTLVSLSNPRREALKQAVKEYVAERGHKKSCPRSCPQGGQADPLDPCKCYCTDNPLTNSMCCSRERGMARLKVHVLKGTDLWGDTVSATDAYVKFLFQGRKLQTDRIKDDNDPIWNEDLDFGPVTLPERPKLEMEVWDKDILDDDLLGRCFTYLRVGRNATLTCRLENGQLQFYYTLECGPNLGGNNCHEYVPVRGSGERTQESWLPTPQL; this is translated from the exons GGAGGCTCAGAGACCGAAAGCTGCTCCCAGGTAGGGGGCACCATCACACCAGCCATGGCGAGATCCGGTGTCTTcatccctctgctcctcctcttccttctccctcaagTCTCCCCCGACTGCTACACCGGCACAGCTGAGGAGTGTGGTGAGACCACGATCTTCGTGCCCGCATACAGCTTGGTGGGGGAGGGCATCGACGTGACCACTCTGGAGTGGACGGGGGCTGATGTGGTGGACACCAGCCTGTGGCGCCGCCCAAATGGCGCCTGCACCATATGCGAGAAccggctgcaggggaggcagcACCAGAGGCTGCCGCTGGCCGTGATGGACTGGAGAGTCAACATCTCGTGCAACTGGGACCTCAGCAGCTCAGCAGAAGAGTCAGCCGCGGCTGTGGGCCGGGCACTGGCGTCGGAGGTGAACAACGACTGGATGAAAGAGCTGGAGCTGGTAGAGGAGCCCCAGGGCCCGGCCTTGGCGGGGTCCAAATCCCGACTCACCAGCTACGCTTACCAGAAGGAGCTGCAGGACAAGTACATGTTCATACGCCACGAGATACCCTGTGTGTATTACAG GTTGAGTCTCACTCAAGATCCCCCACTGATGTCCCAGTTCTCCCGGGAACTGAAAAGCCTCCCACCCAGCTACGACTCAGCCACATACTGGCCCTTCCTGGCCACGTACGGTACCCACTATGTGAGTCAGGCAGACCTGGGGGGGCGCGTGCAGCAGCTGACGGCTGTCCAGACCTGCCGGGCAGTGCTGGACGGGCTGACAGCCACCGAAATCAAGGCACACCTCGACTCACGGTTCTTGCAAGACCTGGGCCTGAGTCAGACTAGCAAGCAGAGCAGCGAGGGCACGGGGAGCTCCCAGGCACCCTACATGGAGAAGCGCATCAAGGTGACGGGTGGCAACAGCTACTCCAAGCGGCTCTTCTCCACCGAGCAAAACGCCAGCTCCTTCTCGACCTGGAAGGAGAGCCTCAAAGCCAGCCCCGACCTGGTCTCCTACTCTCTGATGCCCATCCACACCCTGGTGAGTCTGAGCAACCCCAGGCGGGAGGCGCTGAAGCAGGCAGTGAAGGAGTACGTGGCTGAGCGGGGGCACAAGAAGAGTTGCCCTCGTAGCTGCCCACAAGGGGGCCAGGCTGACCCCTTGGACCCCTGCAAATGCTACTGCACCGACAACCCCCTGACCAACTCCATGTGCTGTTCACGTGAGCGGGGCATGGCCCGGCTGAAGGTCCATGTGCTGAAGGGCACAGACCTGTGGGGAGACACCGTGTCCGCCACCGACGCCTACGTCAAGTTCTTGTTCCAAGGCCGGAAGCTGCAGACAGACCGCATTAAGGATGATAACGACCCCATCTGGAACGAAGACCTGGACTTCGGGCCGGTGACACTGCCAGAGCGGCCCAAACTGGAAATGGAGGTGTGGGACAAGGACATATTGGACGACGACTTACTAGGCCGCTGCTTCACCTACCTCAGGGTCGGCAGGAATGCCACACTCACCTGCAGACTTGAAAACGGCCAGCTGCAGTTTTACTACACACTGGAGTGCGGGCCCAACCTGGGGGGCAACAACTGCCATGAGTACGTGCCTGTGAGAGGCTcaggggagagaacccaagagtcctggctcccaactcccCAGCTCTAA